One Enterococcus silesiacus genomic window carries:
- a CDS encoding SprT family protein, translating to MVEDISLTFFAKRFRHKAFFNRRLKTTGGRYHLGSHNIDFNPKVSELYGEKELINVIKHELCHYHLHLEDKGYQHKDAEFKSLLKQTGGSRYVRPLVEQKPQSYHQYQCEKCQTLILRKRRINTQRYVCGKCHGKLVECAPGK from the coding sequence ATGGTGGAAGACATTTCACTGACTTTTTTTGCAAAGAGATTTCGACACAAAGCATTCTTCAATCGGCGCCTAAAAACAACTGGAGGACGCTACCATTTAGGTTCTCATAATATTGATTTTAATCCCAAAGTATCTGAGTTATATGGTGAAAAAGAATTAATCAATGTAATTAAACATGAGCTGTGTCACTATCATCTTCATCTAGAAGATAAAGGCTATCAGCATAAAGATGCGGAATTTAAATCCTTGTTGAAGCAAACAGGAGGCAGCCGCTATGTTCGGCCTTTAGTGGAACAAAAGCCTCAGTCGTATCATCAATATCAATGCGAAAAATGCCAAACCTTGATTTTGCGAAAACGTAGAATTAATACACAACGTTATGTTTGCGGAAAATGTCACGGAAAGTTAGTGGAATGTGCCCCCGGTAAGTAA
- a CDS encoding 3-alpha-hydroxysteroid dehydrogenase — MRLAGKIALITGASMGMGKEHASLFIKEGATVYIADINDAKGQETADDLGDKAHFIHLDVTNEDQWQAAIEQIAKESGSLDVLVNNAGISMFNSLINTSQEEFMKTIEINQLSVFLGMKASVPLMEKSDAASIINISSIEGFEGSIGGYGYVSSKFAVRGLTKCAALEFADKNIRVNSVHPGGVVTPMVTEATGEQKAAIEQFQQTIPMKRMAEPKEISKLVLFLASDDSSYSTGSEFIADGGILA, encoded by the coding sequence ATGAGATTAGCAGGAAAAATCGCATTAATTACTGGTGCTTCAATGGGGATGGGCAAAGAACATGCCTCTTTATTTATCAAAGAAGGTGCAACGGTATATATTGCTGATATCAATGATGCCAAAGGGCAGGAGACAGCAGATGATCTGGGAGACAAAGCTCACTTTATCCATTTAGACGTGACCAATGAGGACCAATGGCAAGCGGCGATTGAACAAATTGCTAAGGAAAGTGGAAGCTTGGATGTATTGGTCAATAATGCAGGGATCAGTATGTTTAATAGTCTAATTAATACTAGCCAGGAAGAGTTTATGAAAACCATCGAAATTAATCAGCTATCTGTTTTCTTAGGAATGAAAGCCTCGGTGCCATTGATGGAAAAAAGTGATGCAGCCTCAATTATCAATATTTCTTCGATTGAAGGATTTGAAGGAAGTATTGGTGGCTATGGCTATGTCAGTTCCAAATTTGCAGTCAGAGGTTTGACTAAGTGTGCTGCTTTAGAATTTGCCGATAAAAATATACGTGTGAATTCAGTACATCCAGGTGGTGTTGTTACACCGATGGTAACAGAGGCAACAGGTGAACAAAAAGCTGCGATTGAACAATTCCAACAAACGATCCCAATGAAACGAATGGCAGAGCCAAAGGAAATTTCAAAATTAGTTTTATTTTTAGCGTCTGATGATTCATCGTATTCGACAGGAAGTGAATT